The following DNA comes from Etheostoma spectabile isolate EspeVRDwgs_2016 unplaced genomic scaffold, UIUC_Espe_1.0 scaffold00019289, whole genome shotgun sequence.
gcctgatatgataggttggttgacgtccgtggtccagtggtctgctgtggcgCTGGGTCTGCCTGTGACAATAggatggttgacgtccgtggtccagtgatctgctgtggtgctgggtctgcctgagatgataggttggttgacgtccgtggtccagtggtctgctgtggtgctgggtcgcctgagatgataggttggttgatgTCCGTGGTCCattggtctgctgtggtgctgggtctgcctgagattataggttggttgacgtccgtggtccagtggtctgctgtggtgctgggtctgcctgtgACAATAggatggttgacgtccgtggtccagtggtctgctgtggtgctgggtctgcctgagatgataggttggttgacctctgtggtccagtggtctgctgtggcgctgggtctgcctgagatgacaggttggttgacgtctgtggtccagtggtctgctgtggtgttgGGTCTGCCTGAGAGGATAGGTTGGTttacgtccgtggtccagtggtctgctgcggtgctgggtctgcctgagatgacaggttggttgacgtccatggtccagtggtctgctgcggtgctgggtctgcctgatatgataggttggttgacgtccgtggtaaAGTGGTCTGCTGTGGCGCTGGGTCTGCCTGGGACGATAggatggttgacgtccgtggtccagtggtctgctgtggtgctgggtctgcctgtgACAATAggatggttgacgtccgtggtccagtggtctgctgtggtgctgggtttgcctgagatgataggttggttgacgtccgtggtccagtggtctgctgtggtgctgggtctgcctgagatgataggttggttgacgtccgtggtccagtggtctgctgtggtgctgggtcgcctgagatgataggttggttgacgtccgtggtccattggtctgctgtggtgctgggtctgcctgagatgataggttggttgacgtccgtggtccagtggtctgctgtggtgctgggtctgcctgtgACAATAggatggttgacgtccgtggtccagtggtctgctgtggtgctgggtctgcctgagatgataggttggttgacctctgtggtccagtggtctgctgtggcgctgggtctgcctgagatgataggttggttgacgtccgtggtccagtggtctgttgtggtgctgggtctgcctgagaggATAGGTTGGTTTACGtctgtggtccagtggtctgctgcggtgctgggtctgcctgagatgacaggttggttgacgtccatggtccagtggtctgctgcggtgctgggtctgcctgatatgataggttggttgacgtccgtggtccagtggtctgctgtggtgctgggtctgcctgggacgataggttggttgacgtccgtggtccagtggtctgctgtggtgctgggtctgcctgagatgataggttggttgacatCCGTTCTCAGCTGCCTGACGAGTGCCAAAATCCCAGAGGAATCCTGCCCTGCTTAACCAGACAAAACAGTGAGTAATGTTGAACACAGCTATACAATATTGTCCTGTTGGTAGCTGTTTTGTTGAGTTTGGCCTCCAATGACAGAATGATAAACAATGGAATAATATTCAAGAAGGTTTCTGTAATAAATATAATCCACATGTGTAGAGTTAATTTATCACTGCTTTATGTCCCTGCTGGTACTTCTGTAGTACGCAACGGCAAAACTGCTCTACGCTGGCCGTTCCGTTGTTTTCCTATGGAGAGAGTGGTGCCAGCTAGGCACAACGTTATCCTTGGCGTCACACACTGCTCGGAATTGCCGTTCTACAGtcaaaattcaaattatttaaactttgacctttcAAGGCACAACCAATTCCAGAACGTTCCTGCGCTGCGCTTTGCCTCTCCGCGCCCTACCTCACGGTTTTGCTACGgatcatgtgtaggcggctttagTGAGGGGATTACTTACTTGGCCAAGTGAAAGAAAGGCAACCACTGCTCTTTTGCTGGACTTGTAGTCATCCCAGTCCTGTGGTCGTCCATCCTTCTCATCTGGTCCAGAGTAAACACCTAGAAAAATATATGACAGTATAACAATGAGTAAGATTTATTATGCCTTAACTATTCAATAAGTGAGATTACTGTCAATAATTGTTAACTTACCTCTGGTATAGGCATCCACAGCTATGTTAAAAAGCCAAAGAACAACCATGCTTAACCCTACATTGCTCCCAACAGTCAGGCTAGTGCCTTGCACGGTAGCTTGCTGCCATTAGTAAATGCAATCAAATAATAACAGGTTTATTTGATATAGCCCGTTTTACAGACAGTCCCGAAGTGCTTCACATGAGAAatattgttaaaacatttgatcTAATAACAGATAATTTGATTTGTAACAGAGACTGCATATCTTTAAGCAAAGTCCCCTATTTTCCTTGCATTTCTGTTGAACATATTCAAATAATTGTTGACTTACCTCTGGTATAGGCATCTGTAGCTTAGTTTAAAAAGCGATACCTTGGGAAAAACACTGAACCCCACATTGCTCCCAATGGTCAGGCGAGTGCCTCGCGTGGTAGCTTTCTGGCGATGGGGATTTGCGGATTTGTTATCGTTGTGCTTGTGATACCTACACTGATActtatttcttttgttattattttattgttggaaTAATGTTTAACTAAAGCACTGCTTGACACCATGTTGTGTTTATACACCATCAGGGCCATATTATGGTTTGTTGTATGGTATTTTAAATTATCTATTGTTTGTTatacatgtctgtttttatttttaatatgactGCCTCATGGGTTAAGTGCCCAACACAAATTTCCAACATGGCGGGACATTAAAGTTAATCTTGATCCAGTGCGTGAATGAAAGTGCTACATAAATGCAATTAATATAggtatgacatactgtacattaccatTAAAGCTAACTATTaatcaaaagagaaaataaccctgatgCTAGATGCTAAATGAGTCATATCCAACCCCGCCAAAAAACATGGGAAGAATACGTAAACCTTTGCCAGCCTTCAAgattacaaagagacacaaatagGCCCTGGTGTAATATTCTACCAAAAGAGTTATCTACCCCGTTAGACGCAAAGGTTTTCCAATTCTGCAGCAAACAGTCCCAAACTCTGTCCTAATCAGAGTCGCTATCTTCAGTTCCTCGCATGTTATCAAGAGGAACCATCCAGTATCTCCTGAATGTGGAGGGGCCGTGGCCTGGAGAGGAGcgtgcagactccctggagctgtcttcccttcttctgtctgtggaggggccgtggcctgaagaggagggtggCAACTCATTGAGGCTGTCCTCACAATTCCCCTTCAGCCTCTTCATACTTACCTGCAAGGTGTCACTCTCTTCCCTGCTTCTCTTTTTggaggggccgaggcctgaagaggagggtgcagactccctggagctgtcttcccttcttctgtctgtggaggggctgaggcctgaagaggagggtgcagactccctggagctgtcttcccttcttctgtctgtggaggggctgaggcctgaagaggagggtgcagactccctggagctgtcttcccttcttctgtctgtggaggggccgtggcctgaagaggagggtgcagactccctggagctgtcttcccttcttctgtctgtggaggggccgtggcctgaagaggagggtgcagactccctggagctgtcttcccttcttctgtctgtggaggggctgaggcctgaagaggagggtggTAACTCATTGAGGCTGTCCTCACAATTCCCCTTCAGCCTCTTCATACTTACCTGCAAGGTGTCACTCTCTTCCCTGCTTCTCTTTGTggaggggccgaggcctgaagaggagtgcgcagactccctggagctgtcttcccgGCTTCTCTTTGTGGAGGGGCCGAGGCCTAAACAGGAGTGCGCAGACTCCCTagagctgtcttcccttcttctgtctgttgaggggccgaggcctgaagaggagtgtgCAGACTCCCTGAGGCAAAGGTGTGACCTTTGTGATGCTGAGGGACAACCATATTCAGGTTCTCTCACTTGCAGCGCAGGAAGCCCGTGCAGCAGACCACCAAATGGGAGGTGCCAGAATGGCTCACCAGTGGGAAAGGAAGGACGTGGTGGTTTAAATTGCTGCCAAAAACTTGGAGGTGGGAAGTGCTCGATGAGAGGGGAGTAAGGTAGGATGTTGACATTATCATTAAAACTAGAATCATCACGACaaccatcactataaccatcactataaccatCACTATAACCAGCAATATAACCAGCACTATAACCCGCACTAGAAGCATTACCAGCActaaaatcatcacaaaaaCCATCACCATAACCATCTCTAAAACCATTACTATAACCATTACTATAACCATAACTACCTCTACCACTACCACTACCACCATCACTATCAACGTCACCATCTCTATCAACGTCACCAAAACTATAACCATCACCATAACTATCACTACAATTTTCAACATCCacttgctcctcttcctctacgTTCTCGCCCTCTTCAGTCATGGAGCCATACCCAGGATCTACAGACCAGTCAGGCCAGTCGTCTTCATCCTCTGGGTCTTCATCCTCCCACTCCTCAAATTGATGTTCATCTTCTCTGAGAGGGGGAAAACGGTGACCAATGTCATACTCACCTTCCTCTTCAGGGAGGCCAGGCTCTGCTGGACGTGGGAAGTTGTCCGCACGGCCTGAGGGAAACAAAGATCAAACGTAAAACGTCTTGTTTAACTAAAATGTTTAGTGTGACTTCAAATAATAAGGAGTTCTcataacattaattatttggATTAAATCAGCAACACttaaagttaaaataagaaCAGCATacatatggagctagatttgtttctttattaaatgcaaaaaagtaaaaatgtaaaaaaatgtgtttgagagaaaaggttGTCACACTGAtcgcaaaaaagcattttatgagagaaaaaaaatattttgagagaaaaggttttcatatCAATAGCAaatatttgagactaaaaaaaagtttaaacctaaatttgaaatgtttaaaattatttctgagaaaaagaaatttctcttaaaatactttttttaaactctcaaatatatattcagtgtgacattttttttctcactctctgtgcagttttttttccttgtctcaggatttttttttcaacgtgaAAATATTGTCCTGGGcagggccacgttcctattggccaatCTGGTGATCACtgtcttgaattttttttcacactgatagcaaaaaatattaattaataattttttttctctcataaaatgcttttttgctatcagtgtgatcatATTTTCTCTCAAAACCTTTCTCTTCACTTATTTTCTCaattgtaataaagaaacaaatctagctccatacatacatacatacatacatacatacatacatactgtacatacatacatactgtacatactgtacatacatacatacatacatacaaactgtacatacatacatacatacatacatactgtacatacatacatacatacatatacatacgttcgtacatacatacatacatacatacatacatactgtacatacatacatactgtacatacatacatacatactgtacatacatacatactgtacatacatacgtacgtacatacatacatacatactgtacatacatacatacatactgtacatacatactgtacatacatacatacatcctgTAAATACATGTGTCATAATGTCACCAACAGACAAAAGGCTATACCCTTTTTAACAGTAATGCCAAATATTATGCAGTTTTTCCTCAGTTATTTTGAACAGGTGACGACATTAGAATTAAGTCATGCTGCATTCATATAAAAATAAGCATTATTTACTACTCTTGCTCACACTGAAAAACCGACCAAACTGTTGATCCGTCAAACTTGAAAAAATGACTGTTGACTTGATATTACATTGTATTCAGACATGTGGCTGAAGAgtcatattttatcaaatcaaaaTCCCAAACAATTGTTAAAGTTTTCTGGTGTATTTATCAGAGTTGCTGAATAGAGAgcacacaacagcagcaacaataataaaaatggtaataataataatagttataatCAAAAGGTGTATGCTTCAAGAACACCGCTGTGTATTTGGTGGGCGAGTAAAGAATCTGGCGCTAGGGCTTTTACGCACGGAGAGCGCAATTCAACTGCCAGACCCAGAGGTCGAAAAAAACGTGGATGGATATTATAATAAAAGAAGTTAATATCATTTGATAAACTTTAAAACGTTTTAAGATTTAACCAACTAAACAAAGAACCTCCGCGTTCCAACCACACACATTAACGTGTCCTGGTTTGATTCCACCTGCGCGTCCTCGCCTCCCGACGTTCCATCCTAATAGTTCCATCGTCTCCATGGTGCTCaactcaaatactttttttggcattttatgaattttggcCCAGTCGCCATCTTTTTTCAGCAAATTCAATGTAGCTATATTTTGTAAGATGTGTTGCCCTCAAACTGAAATCCATCCACTGATTGTTGATCCATTCCACACATGTCCCGCGATATTTAACACATGCTGTCTAGCAAGTCATTATTTTACAGGATAAATTGTCAAGTAAAAGTCGGTTTTAACATCTGTTTATCCAACAGGCCTGACGTTAATGGCTTTCCACCTTTACATTCTAAACGTGACACCAATTTCCACCACTTTATGGCTACTGATAAAGATTGGCTATTTTTATTGAATACATCAGTGAATCAGAGATAAGTAGGCCAgacttataataaaaaataaatctaaaagttgTCTTACCTTGTCTTGCAAGCATGTGCAACCCATGGATGCGTCCCCTCGGAGAATCCGGGAGGTGCTCCTCGGGTGTCCCACCAGGCAGACGAAAGGCCATTCCCAAGCTCTTCCTTTCACCACAATAGTTAGTGATTCAGAagttgtgttgttctttgttgttcgttgttgttcttttgtttttccaaatgatCAGTTTGCAGTGTGTTATCTCCAGCGGTTTAGAAACTCAAAGAGTTAGTTTTCCACAGGTTCGATTTGCATGAAGCCCaagtcaaaatgcaaagtgagaaaTTAGAATGGTCCGCAGCCCTTATATAGGCTCCTCGGACCCTCGTTCTGTTTCCATGACATTAATTGACGTACACGCCTGCGTTTGATTGGCCGAATGGCCACCAATGGATTTTACAGGttagccttttttattttccagtgaaatgtttgaccagcagttgttgtttttttctgatattctACTGTAAGTTATTACTTAGGCATTGTAAACCTTTTACAACCTGTTTcaataataattacaaaatatatcattattacatcaaattaaaataggCTTCTACAAATAGCCTAGTTAAAGATTAATAAACAGGCAGAGAGACGAAAGTTTCTGTAAGCATGAATGAACCTCATTAGCATTTTGATGAGAAAtacatcaaatatatatatatatatatatatatatatatatatatatatattaggtaccccatgctagtaacgggttggacccccttttaccttcagaactgcctcaattcttcgtggcatagattcaacaaggtgctggaagcattcctcagggagtttggtccatattgacatgatggcatcacacagttgccgcagatttgtcggctgcacatccatgatgcgaatctcccgttccaccacatcccaaagatgctctattggattgagatctggtggctgtggaggccatttgagtacagcgaactcattgtcatgttcaagaaaccagtctgtgatgattccagctttatgacatggcgcattatcctgctgaaagtagccatcagaagttgggtacattatggtcataaagggatggacatggtcagccacaatactcaggtaggctgtggcgttgcaacgatgctcaattggtaccaaggggcccaaagagtgccaggaaaatattccccacaccatgacaccaccaccaccagcctgaaccgttgatacaaggcaggatggatccatgctttcatgttgtagacgccaaattctgaccctaccatccgactgtcgcagcagaaatcgagactcatcagaccaggcaacgtttttccaatcttctattgtccaatttcgatgagcttgtgcaaattgtagtctcagtttcctgttcttagctgaaaggagtggcacccgatgtggtcttctgctgctgtagcccatctgcctcaaagttcgacgtactgtgcgttcagagatgctcttctgcccaccttggttgtaacgggtggttatttgagtcactgttgcccttctatcagctcgaaccagtctggccattctcctctgacctctggcatcaacaaggcatttccgcccacagaactgccgctcactggatgttttttctttttcggaccattctctgtaaaccctagagatggttgtgcgtgaaaatcccagtagattagcagtttctgaaatactcagaccagcccttctggcaccaaggcaaggcaaggcaaggcagctttatttgtatagcacatttcagcaacagggcaattcaaagtgctttacacaaaatcattaaaacagataaaacacaagtacaaacagttaaaagtcataagcattaaaaatcaataagacacatgaatagacagttaaaaacaaaatagaaacattaggacacataaaacacaagaataaaagttacattgcagcataagaaagaaatgagcattaatttagagaaaggcagcatcaaaaagaaaggtcttcagccttgat
Coding sequences within:
- the LOC116684253 gene encoding myelin transcription factor 1-like protein; the encoded protein is MAFRLPGGTPEEHLPDSPRGRIHGLHMLARQGRADNFPRPAEPGLPEEEGEYDIGHRFPPLREDEHQFEEWEDEDPEDEDDWPDWSVDPGYGSMTEEGENVEEEEQVDVENCVYSGPDEKDGRPQDWDDYKSSKRAVVAFLSLGQ